A window of Scophthalmus maximus strain ysfricsl-2021 chromosome 10, ASM2237912v1, whole genome shotgun sequence contains these coding sequences:
- the mcl1b gene encoding induced myeloid leukemia cell differentiation protein Mcl-1b isoform X2 yields MGCLILPQNGVVEGAMHYGSGNSLPQIAVGSVIDSRGGNVGAGDAPKRPKNLQVSATKAYAAKSCREDGGGGGDVGGGSLPSTPESDGEHDVSGCPAADEALDSFTRELISQFLRDYVARTDPRWTDSKALSTMKRVVDRLVEKHRYAYNGMMNRLSLDNRRDDVTFVGAVARSLFGDGNTNWGRVSSLVAFGAVVSQHLKETGRGNCVELVGQEISTYLLTDQRDWLVKNNSWEGFVEFFRVADPETTMRNTLIGLAGFAGVGATLALLIR; encoded by the exons ATGGGCTGCCTCATTCTTCCTCAAAATGGAGTCGTGGAGGGAGCGATGCACTACGGCTCAGGAAATTCCTTGCCGCAGATCGCCGTGGGCTCCGTGATCGACTCCCGCGGCGGGAACGTCGGCGCCGGGGACGCCCCGAAGCGGCCCAAGAACCTCCAGGTCTCCGCAACGAAGGCGTACGCGGCCAAGAGCTGCCGggaggacggcggcggcggcggcgacgtcGGCGGCGGCTCTCTGCCCTCCACCCCGGAGTCGGACGGCGAGCACGACGTCTCCGGTTGTCCGGCGGCGGACGAGGCGCTGGACAGCTTCACCAGGGAACTCATTAGCCAGTTCCTGAGAGACTATGTCGCGCGCACGGACCCGCGGTGGACCGACAGCAAAGCGCTGTCCACGATGAAGAGAGTGGTGGACCGACTGGTGGAGAAGCACAGATACGCATACAACG gTATGATGAATAGACTGTCCTTGGACAACAGAAGGGACGATGTGACGTTTGTCGGCGCCGTAGCCAGGAGCCTCTTCGGGGACGGCAACACAAACTGGGGCCGCGTCTCCAGCCTGGTGGCGTTCGGGGCCGTGGTGAGTCAGCACCTGAAGGAGACGGGCAGGGGGAACTGCGTGGAGCTCGTCGGGCAGGAGATCTCCACATACCTGCTGACGGACCAGCGAGACTGGCTGGTGAAAAACAACTCCTGG GAGGGCTTTGTGGAATTTTTCCGAGTAGCAGACCCAGAGACGACAATGAGGAACACACTGATTGGCCTTGCTGGATTTGCTGGTGTTGGGGCGACACTGGCCCTGTTGATCAGGTGA
- the mcl1b gene encoding induced myeloid leukemia cell differentiation protein Mcl-1b isoform X1, which translates to MNIIPSTKRAAFNVTTGVMGCLILPQNGVVEGAMHYGSGNSLPQIAVGSVIDSRGGNVGAGDAPKRPKNLQVSATKAYAAKSCREDGGGGGDVGGGSLPSTPESDGEHDVSGCPAADEALDSFTRELISQFLRDYVARTDPRWTDSKALSTMKRVVDRLVEKHRYAYNGMMNRLSLDNRRDDVTFVGAVARSLFGDGNTNWGRVSSLVAFGAVVSQHLKETGRGNCVELVGQEISTYLLTDQRDWLVKNNSWEGFVEFFRVADPETTMRNTLIGLAGFAGVGATLALLIR; encoded by the exons ATGAATATCATTCCTTCCACAAAGCGGGCCGCCTTCAACGTTACGACCGGAGTCATGGGCTGCCTCATTCTTCCTCAAAATGGAGTCGTGGAGGGAGCGATGCACTACGGCTCAGGAAATTCCTTGCCGCAGATCGCCGTGGGCTCCGTGATCGACTCCCGCGGCGGGAACGTCGGCGCCGGGGACGCCCCGAAGCGGCCCAAGAACCTCCAGGTCTCCGCAACGAAGGCGTACGCGGCCAAGAGCTGCCGggaggacggcggcggcggcggcgacgtcGGCGGCGGCTCTCTGCCCTCCACCCCGGAGTCGGACGGCGAGCACGACGTCTCCGGTTGTCCGGCGGCGGACGAGGCGCTGGACAGCTTCACCAGGGAACTCATTAGCCAGTTCCTGAGAGACTATGTCGCGCGCACGGACCCGCGGTGGACCGACAGCAAAGCGCTGTCCACGATGAAGAGAGTGGTGGACCGACTGGTGGAGAAGCACAGATACGCATACAACG gTATGATGAATAGACTGTCCTTGGACAACAGAAGGGACGATGTGACGTTTGTCGGCGCCGTAGCCAGGAGCCTCTTCGGGGACGGCAACACAAACTGGGGCCGCGTCTCCAGCCTGGTGGCGTTCGGGGCCGTGGTGAGTCAGCACCTGAAGGAGACGGGCAGGGGGAACTGCGTGGAGCTCGTCGGGCAGGAGATCTCCACATACCTGCTGACGGACCAGCGAGACTGGCTGGTGAAAAACAACTCCTGG GAGGGCTTTGTGGAATTTTTCCGAGTAGCAGACCCAGAGACGACAATGAGGAACACACTGATTGGCCTTGCTGGATTTGCTGGTGTTGGGGCGACACTGGCCCTGTTGATCAGGTGA